Below is a genomic region from Lonchura striata isolate bLonStr1 chromosome 28, bLonStr1.mat, whole genome shotgun sequence.
GATCCCTGAAGGGCTGGGCCCCGAAGAGGATGGGGACCATCCCTGAGGGACAGTCTGGGGACAAAGGGGGCGACCCTTGAGGCAGCGAGGGTCAGTCCCTGAGGGACGGTTTTGGGGAATGAGGGCGTGATCCCTGACGGGGAGTAAAGGGATGATCCATGAGGGAATAATCCCTGAAGATGATGAGGGGCCAAACCTGAGGGACAGTTTTGAGGATAAGGGACCATTTCCCTGAGGAGCAACGTGGAGGGGGCGGCAAGAGGAGCAATCCTTGaggggcagttttggggatgaGGGAGTGATCCCTGAGGAGGATGAGGGCACACCCTGGGGtgaaaggaagagaaacaaGGAAAAGGGAGTGATTTCCTGAGGAGCAATGAGCGGGGCAGGAGGTGAGGGAAGCAATCCCTGAGGGGCAGTTTTGAGGGATAAGCTTCCCTGAGGAGCAGTGCGGGGGAGTGACAGAAGCAATCCCTGAGAAACAGGTTGGAGATAATGGTGATTCCCCAAGGAGCAACGTGAGGGGGGTCAAAAGGGAGCAATCTCTGAGGGGCAATTTTGAGGGATAAGGGGAGCATCCCTGTGAAAGGGGTTATTCTGAGGAGGATGAGGGATGAGGGAGCCCAGAGAGCAGTTTGTGAAGGGATGAGAAATGGGAGTGTAATTCACAGAGAAGAGGCTGAGAGTTAAGGGGCTGAAGGGGGTCAGTGCTGGGGGTGAGAAGCCAGGGAGGTTTGGGCCATATGGAGGTGAAGGTGAATTGGGGGTTTTCCCTTCATGATCTCACACACCAGCCATTCCTCTGCAGCAGACTCAGGCCTCCAGCATCCCTAGGCCCCTGCTTCATGACCAGCAATTCCTCACAATAATCAGAGTtactggctgctgctgctgacacaggcctgGAGCGCCACAGGACACCACATTACCAGGCCCACCACAGGTGTTGCCCTGCACAAACCCAGGAGCCACAGCACCCTGGTCCTCACCTGGTCATATCCTGTTGCTCCTGCTGGACCTGCTCAGCCAGAAACCACTGGCCAGTGTTGTCCCCACTGATGGCATCTCCTCGCCAGGCAGCGCGAGGTGGAGATGGCGCGGGGTCAGGAGCCGGCTGCAAAGCAGAAGATTAATTAAGAGGCTGTGCCACTGCCTCGCTGTGATCTCAGTAACTGAACCGTTAAAGTGAGTTATTCTTCACAGGGTAATTACATTCCCCCTCTCTCTGTTATCCATCCCCTGATCTGTGCTGCACACACACCCAGTCAGGAGCAGGCCTGTGGTCCGTGAGTCCACGTGTCAGAGGGGAGATGGCCTGGCTGCCCCTTCTGCTTCCTGTGCCTTGGCATTACAGCTTCTGTAGCACACAGAGACATGCTGTTTGTGTGGACTGTGTGCTGTTTGTGTGCATTGTGTGTTGTTTGTGTGGATTCAATGCTTCCAGACATTCCAGATTTCAATGCTTACACAGCTCTAGGATCTCCCCATGTGCCACTATGGCcagacacagcagtgctgctacACCGCTGATTTTGACTGAGAGTCCAACCTGCCTTTGTATCATGTTATCAATACCTGTTTCTGCTGCGTTCTGTGCTGTCAGGTTTCTTGTTGCATTTTTAAAGCTGCATTTCACATGGACATGTTTGGGAAACTCCTATGCAGAGCTCTTGTCCTAACAATCCCAGTGTAGGCAGGCATGACTAGGAGCCTATAAAATCAGACAACCAGAGAACCATAGAATCATTAAtataagaaaacatttttaagatCAAGTCCAGCTGTTACCTCAGCATCACCACCACGTTCAGCACTAAACCATATCACCACATGTGTTTTGAACACTTCAGGGCTGGAAACACAGCATTTTAGAGTATTATTTATAGTATTAGAAATAGTATATTTTAGAGGAACAGTCATTTTTCCTGTGAAACCTTTCATTTAGTAATAATAACCAGGCATTCGGTACAGCCATATTCTCTGTTAAAACGCTGCATCCTTTACTCTTTAACACCATTTCCTCAGCACATCACTCCCCCCGTTTCTAGCCCAGCTGCTTCCACAGATTTCAGCGTCACACTTTTCCCTCGGGGCCGTGCAGCCtggccgcccgcccgcccgctgcTCAGGCCTGTCCTGCTTGCGGATGTTCCTTTCGGGACAGAAACATTAGAGGGAGCTGGAGGCTCGCTGTGCCCGGCTGGATGGTTGGACGTGGCTGATGGCTGGCAGGAATGGCTGTCGGCACGTCCCAGGCGCCGGGGGGTCACTGCCTGTGTCATCCCGCACTtacccagctccaggagtgCCACTGAGAGGCTCCCGCCCTGCCTGGGAGGTGCAGGATCATCCAGCCCATGCTGGTGGTGCATGCTGATGTTTCTTCACCATAGCATTCCCTGCTCCAAAATCCCAGCAAATTCATCCTCCACAAACTGTGGTGCCTCCGAGGGGTCGGTGTGCCTGCCAGGGAGGACGGGTGCTTCTCCATCACTTGAGAGGATTCTGCACCCGTTCAGTCCTGATCTTCCCAGCACCACCAGCCTGCTCTGTGCCATGCTcaccgtgccagccctgccaccctGCATCTGGCACATCCTGGTTATTCAGCCCATGGTAAATTAAATCAGGGTGATTTGCATTGTGGCAGGAGCCAGAGGCTTAATTCCAGAGCAGTGTaaggaaacacagctgtggATCTGGGGAATAATGGATCTGTGTGGGACACTCACCATGGCGCTGTGGGATGGGGTGACAGGTCTGCTGCAGCGACCCAGCACCAACACCGTGGTGATCAGTGGTGTGTTAGACCAGAGGAATAAAAAGATGAGTGTCATACAGGAGACTTTACCATCCCAAAAATAAACCTGGGAACAAACACTCCTATAAAAGGCCCGGCGTCATTATTTCTGGGTCTGGATGCCAACAGATTCCTTCAGAGATCAGGCACTGGGCAAAGACAGCGCTGTTTTAGCTGGGCCATTCACAGTGGTGGACGTGAACAAAAGCCTCACCCCAGCAGTAACACTGGGCAGGGAAATCGCTGGGGTTCAGCTGGTGGGATGAAGGCTGACCCCATCCAGGGCTGGACATGAAGGGTCTCACAAGGCTATGAGCAGCTGGAATGAAACCAGAGAGACCAGAGTGCTCAGAGCTGGATAGCAGAGAACATCTGGCCTTTCTTCACCTCATGAAGGCAGAAAAGAACATTTAGAATGTGTGCTCCAAGCAAAGGCTAGAAAGGTATGTTCCAAGCAAAAGCCAGGCAGATGGAGCTCTCCCCTGGCTGAGCAGCTCACCTCAGAGGAGGCATTTTAGGATGTAAGGAAGCTCCGAGGAAGACTGCATGGCAAAGACAGAGACTTCCTGGGTGTGAGCCAGAGGAGGGCAAAGTGGGACCTGCCAAAACCCGTGCCTTAGCACCAAGCCTTGATCTTAACCTCCAGCCAGGTGAGAAGGTGACTCACGAGGCCCAGGGCCCACTCCAGCCATGGGACAGGTCTCCTGGGTTTTGGGAAAACCtgaccctgctctgctcccgCTGACTGACCACAGCTCCAATTGCCCGTGCAATTCCACCCGGAGCTGGAATACTGTGGGAAAGCCAGAAGTGAACCCCATGGCTCTCCAAAATCCACACTTCACCAtccaaaaccacaaacaagGCTGACCAAGGCCTTCTCCAGCAGTGAAGGAAACAGAGGTGCCATGCTGTGCCACCAAGGCTCCTggtgcagagggagcagccacagGAAACACAGGCAGGGCCAGACctgtgtgctgggctctgctggggtgcACAGCACTCATTCCCTGAGATGACTTCAGAGGGAGAACCTGCACACACCAGTCAAAATCACACCAAAATGGCACATACTACAGAAAAATCACCCTGGATGGTTGGTTTGGGTTGCCTGGATAGGAGACATGATTCTCTGCAGAATGCACAGGAGTTCTTTCCTCTGCCCCATCACAggaagcattttaaaagcaccaaaaggaaaattaaattttttttttttatccaaagCAGCTGTTTTGCATCAAAACACATTTCACACCTTCCCCTCTGCATTGCCCAGTGCCAGTTTGGGGTTCACTGATGGTTCAGGAGAGCAGTCTGGTCCAAGGAAATGCATGTTACTCACTCCAGGGTGATTTTTTGGACAGACATAGAATCAAAGTGTTGGCTGATCACCCAGACCATCATTTGtcaccagcagagctgggcccaGACCCAAAATACTGAGGACACTTCATCtttgctcctgcccagctgcctcaTTGCTGAAGCCAGGTGTGACCCCACCAGCCACCCCAGTGCTGTGGCCACTCAGATCCAACCATGACCTGATGCTCCGTTAAATCCTGAAGACAGGCGGGCTGGCACCAAGCCACCACGTCACCCAAACCTGGCTGACCCTGCGCCAGCCAGGCCACCCCGGTGGCTCTGCAGTGGCCCCTTCCCCCTGGGCCTGTGCGGGCGGCATCGCCCTGCTCCGCTGCGGGGCTTTTCTCCAATGCAAATCCACACCAGGGTATTTATAGCGCCCTTATCCCGGCGGAGCCTATTTTGGGCTGATGCTCAGgcaccagagcagcacaggttATTTTAACCCAGCGCTGGGTTATTTTCAGAGCTGCCCTTCTCTGCACGTGCTCAGGAATGGTTTCCAACTACCAGGCGCTTTCTGGGGTTCGGGAAATTGGGAAATGGGGAGAAGAGGGACCATGTGAAGGAATTTTAGAGATTTGAAGTTAAACCAGCATCTGCAGCAAAGCTGCCTTTGACACACCTGTCTGGGATCCACCTAGAATCCTGAAAGGATTGTCTGCAGGATAGCTCTTGAGCAAAAGACAGGAGGGGAACGATTTCTGAAGCACACAGCTGAGGGCCCAGTGATGGTGAAAGAACATGCAAGAGAGGAAGAGCAAAGAGCTGGATGCTCCTAAAATGTCCAGGGTCACCAGCTggtggccccaggcccaggaggGAACAATGGCTTTGTTCAACAgaggcaggaacagcagcatgGGATGGGACatgctcctcatcctcagcaTGAAGGGAACCCCAGCTCTGTTCTCACCACATGCCATCCTGGAACAGTCAAGGAAGGGAGACTTCTGGAGCCATCCTGATCCAGATGCTGCaagaagcagctgcagcatttACCAGGCAGTGAGCCTGGAttctcagcagcactgcagtgagGCTCtctcagctcagagctgggagcagcagttGGTCCATGGCAGAGCCCACAGCCCATTCCCCAAACCAGGGCTGCCATGGATGGGGttctgccagggcagcagcaccatGACAATAGTATCCAGAGGGATCCAGCTCCATTCCCCAGCatagcagcagggctggagaagTCAGGATTTTTAATCTTTCAATTCAACAATGTCTTGCCTTGTCCATGTAAGAAAGCTCAGCAGGGCCTCTACAGTCTTTTCCCCACACCCTGATCTCCAGCCTCCAGTCCCCACTACATTCCCTATCCCACCATGTTTTCCTCTTGCCCTCAGTGTCCCCCTCTGCCTCCTGACCCATGGAGGGGTTGGGGGGATGTGCCAGGAGCGtccctgggggtggcagggcaGTCCCAAAGCCACTGgtgcagctggcagggagcacagccctgccccatgACCTCCGGTTCCCATTGGGATAGCGAGGATCACACCATCCTGCTGGGAAAAGTGAGTCAGGGCctgagcccctgccagcccctatTCCTGGCACCCCACCCCAGCCGCACTCCCAGCCCCCCgggccagcagcaggctgggaagGAACAAGTGAGTTGGGAAGGATACTGGGGAGAGGAGCCCCTGCATGGAGTGCCACCCACTTCCCCATCCGACATGCCCCCCCCCGCCACAGCCACCTACCCACCATATAGGTCTcaatgcatttttattaaattcttaCAAAACAGAATACAAAATTCTGGCATCAACAATTGTTATAAAGGAAAACTTCAATTCAGCTGTATCAGGTCACCTGGTACATACAGTAAAGTGcttctttttgtgtgtttgttttttttttctttttttgttttagtatttttgtctttttttttttttttaatattttcttttttatttcccagccagcccctgaGCAGTGGCTGCTGTTGCACAAACCAACAGTGCGTTAACGTGACTCTTGTTGAACCAGCTTTGGCAGTCTTCATCAATTGTAAAGTGGAGAAAGTTTCTCCTGGTTTGATAAAAAAGAGTTAGCTTCACAGTAAACGTTTCTAACCAGTTCTAAGTCGAGTTAGTTGGCTGGAGGAAGGGTgggggggaaggagaggaagcGAAAACACTTAACATttccagcttaaaaaaaaagaaaaatttttgaaATTGGTTTCCAAGATAGATGCTCTATGGAGGGGGAAAGTTtggaaagaggaagaggaggaagaagagtgCTGGCAAGAGGGGGTCGCTGGTGCTGGACCACGGGAGCATCTGTCTGGAAACCGCCCCGGGAGAGGTGCTGGCAGCGGGGAGGGGACGTCTGGCCCTGGCACAagggtgtccccagccatgCCTGCCCCACCAGGGCACCTGTgggtgcccagcactgccaccagccaggctggaggttTTCCAGTCAGTTCCTGGCTCTTAGAGGCATTTCAAGATTCTCTACCAATGCACAGACCCGGCCTTGGGTCACACCCCCGAGTACCATGCCAGGAGCACCGGGTCCACACCAAACCCCACCCAAAATGCAAAGCCAAGCCCGGGACGAGCTCAGatgctcccagcacatcctcCAACTCCTACAAACTCCCACAGCATCTTCTGGCTGCACATCCCCGGCCGAGGACACCCACGGGACACAGGCAGGGTCACCCAGGCCTTCCCCAGTGTGTGGTGTACTTACACATAGATATAAAAGAGATCGCTCTTATcatgggggaaaaagggaaactcAGTTTGCCAACAAAAGCAGCATGTGGGACAGATACATTTTGGAGACATCCCCCTGCCATCGCCTTCCCatgacttttttgttttttaaaaaaggctgcGGCGTGCAGCATCAACGATAGCTTCACAATACCAGCTCAAGGCATCGCGTACTGTACATCATTCAAGTATTTCTTAATATAAGACAACAAGGAATTATCTACAACTGATAAAACAAAATAAGCTATAAAAAGTAACAATGTACAAtcaagatggatttttttttgtttttgttaaagGAGGCCTCTCCAGGGTGTCCTGGTGCCTGCAGGGAGGGTCTCCCCTCACCACTGCCTTGCTCCTCTCCACCCAGCACAGTGGGACTGGGAACACATAGGGAGAAGGAGATCACAAATGCGAGACAGTTttgggggtgggatggggatggagtcACCCTCCTCAGCCCCCTGGGTCAGCAGAAAGGCTGGGAAGGGTGagagaagatggcccctggcCTAAACTCCATCAACACCCAAGATCATCATCTCCCAAGATAACTCACACACACCTCcctgaaacaaaaaacaacataTATTGCATAGTATTGCTGTCAGCagtcttaaaataaaaaggagaactttctttttttttttttccagagacagTGACTGTCATCAGCTGAAGACCCAGGGAAGTCTGTTTCCCAACTCAGAGCTCCCAAACCCTAACACCTGTGCACGATGGGCCAAGGCTGCTTTTGCAAAATATGAAGCTCAAAGCACTGAGTGagaagggacaggaggaggCTACGAAGGGGGCACTGCCCTCCCAGTAGGATGGGGGCTGGCAGCGGGCACAGCTTGGTGGCAGAACCCCAAGCAGTGCCtgtggcagggagcagggggTGTCAGGGGGATCTGGAGGCTGGTCTGGCCCGAGCACACGCCCTGCTCCCCTGGACAGACCCAGAAACAAGCCAAGGGCCTCAGCACCCCGAGTCCTTCCTACCCTGAAGCAAACTCCAAGGAAAGGACAACGCCGTGCACGCCTGAACACACGTAAACAGGGATGCACATGCACAACCACCCACACCAGTGCTCTCCCTGCTGAACACCCTGCTGCTCTGACCCCAAATCttccagccccacatccccagctgctcccaggctgctcccctgTGCCCTAGCCTTTGGGTGCTGCTACCAGCTTGCCTGCTCACCCACTGGCACCCCTGGAGCATTGGGCACCCTCTGTGCCCCCCGACCCTCCTGCCACGGCAGCCTCGGGGCCAGCCTGAAGCCACGGCAGGTCTCACTGTCCTGCAGCAGGTCCTGATGCTTTTTAAGGGGGTCATTGTTTTCCACAGAGCACACAATTCCCAGACAGTGTTTCTGGCTGCTCTGGCCACCCTGAACACCTCATCCCCCATGCACATCCCCAAGGGCACAACCACCAGCCCTTCCAAAACCCAGGGTGCAACACCTGACCTGGCACAAGAGCACAGCCCTGGATGCCCATGCAGCCCCCAGGGAGCCGCCAGCCGGAGCGTGGGAGGAAAGGAAGACATTTCTCCATGCCCTGTtgagaagcacagctggcagttTAAAACcaacagtaattaaaaaaggaaagaaaaaaaaaaaaaaaagggcaaaaagaaaaagaaaaggggtgAATAGCTTATTCTGGAAGCAGGAGGCCAAGGAGAGAGGGTGGGTTGggtgctgctcccttgctgGCACCATCTCTCCCCAGCCCGAGCAGTTCCCTGCACTGTGTCCCCCTGGAGCCGAGCTGGGGACGCCCCCGAGCACAGGACAGAGGGGGTCCCCACACCCGGGAGGTGCCTCCAGACCCCCAGGaaggggattttgtgggatctCCCCCAACACTGGAGAGAAACCTGCAGCTCTGAGGGGAGGGACGAGGTTAAAACGCAACTCCCGTTGTTGAAAACGCGACCGAGGGTCTTTTGTTCACAGTATGAAATGAGCTGAAATCGTCAAAGCAGCCGCGGACACAAAGAGTCCTTTGGTGtcagggagggggaaaaatgtCAGAGGAGAAACCAAGAGCTGGGAAACAAAAGTCCGTGTGTCTGTCAGATGTCCTTGAGTGTGCCCTGGGTGAAGCAACCTCACACTTGAtttaatatctttaaaaaaaaaaagatcttaaACAAACCCTCCCACCCCCAGACCTACAAGATCAGCAAAACCTTGGAAACCAGCCACAGGGACGAGTCCTGATCTTGTCACTAGCCAGAAACAGTGGGGtcagggagggaaaggagaagaaagaaaggggGAGAAGGGGGGACATGGGGTACAGCAGGTGTGAGGGGCACCACTCAGGCTTGGTCGGCCACCAGGACCAGCGGGGCCACCAGGTGCTGCCCAGAGGCCACTGCCTTGGCCAGGCTGCTCTTCTGCCGCCGCTTGGCCAGCTTGGACTCAGAGGGAGGGGAGAGCTGCATGGCCCGTGAGGTAGCTTTGATGATGATGGGTCGTGCTTCCTCCTccgcctcttcctcctcgtcctcatcatGCCGTGTCAGCTGGCGGTTGACAGCGATGGCCTCAGCAGCAAAGGAGGTGAGCTCTTTGGcactgctgttcctgcaggggaGGCACGGGCTCAGGGGGGGTGTGGGGGGCTGGAGGGAGGTCAGAATCAAATATCCAGGTGTCCCTCCTCACATGCTGGCCATGCCAGACACCAAAATCAAACCCAAAGCAGCAGGGCTGTCCAGACACAGAGTCATGGCAGAGCCCCCaaaaagcagaaggaacagATAGTAGTGCTGCTGAGTGGAGTCAGGATTTAGGGGGTtggcaggggccccagggcaacCCACACTCACCTCTGCAGGATGATGGGGGTTGGCAGGGTGTTATCTGGGGCACACTGCAAACAAAATGCAGCCAGTCAGAGCCAGGATTGTGCAGACAGGTGCTCCCCACCCCGGATATCGGGagcagagagaggggaggggaaatcCAGCACTCACCCCTTGCACCCAAGGGTGCTCCAGGACCTGGGCTGCGCTGAGCCGCTTCTTGGCATCTCTCACCAGCAGCTTGGAAATGAGGTCTTTGGCTCCAAAGGAGATATGTGCCCAGTCCTTGTCAGGAAACTCATACTTCCCCTCCTGGATGCTCTCAAAGAGCATGTTCTGAGCAGGGGGAGAAATAACAGGGGCTGAGCCATGAGTGCTGCAGCCAaactgggggtgggtttgggcgCTGCTGGGGTCCCCCACTCACCTGGCAGGTGTGGCACGCCTCGCCCCGGTCCCAGCCGCAGTCAGAGCCACAGTGGCCCACAAAGGGGGGGTACCCGCTCAGCATGATGTACAGGATGACACCCAGGCTCCACAGGTCACAGCGCTTGTCGTAGATTGAGGCCTCCTCGTTGAAGGCTTCCACCACCTCTGGGGCCATGTACTCGGCTGAGCcacactgcagggacaggcgGGGTGAGCCCCGAGGGTGGGGACCCAAGGGGCAGGGGGTGAGCCCCGAGGGTGGGGACCCAAGGGGCACAGGGTGAGCCCCGAGGGTGGGGACCCAAGGGGCACGGGGTGAGCCCCGAGGGTGGGGACCCAAGGGGCAGGGGGTGAGCCCCGAGGGTGGGGACCCAAGGGGCACAGGGTGAGCCCCGAGGGTGGGGACCCAAGGGGCAGGGGGGCTGGGAGGGTCCTGCCAGATCTCCGGGGCTGCACCTCTGAATGGAGGGCGCTCCCCAGGTTTGCTCCCACCACATCGCCCTGCTGGGTTTCCCACCACAGAGGATGCCACAGACCCGCCTCTCTGGGGTCACCCAACAGCAGCTGCCACCccgaaggaaaaaaaaaaaataacgcCTAAAGGGTGCAACCCCCCAcggcacagcagagccagacCCACAGGACCCACAGCATTGTCACCACCCAACCGGCTCCGCGGGGCAGGCCCAGAGCCTGGGAGCGGCCGCAGGACACGGTGGGACGAGCCGGCCGTGCCTGTTCCTCCGCCTGACCGCGCCGGGTCCCCGGCCGGCACGGGCGGAGCTGCCGCGCAGGGTCCGGGGCGGGAGGAGTTAACGCAGCGCGGAGCCGGCGGCCCCATTCCCCTATCGCTCCGGGGACTCTGGGGCTTTCCAGCGCATGACCCGCAGCCCACACAGGCCCCGTGACCAGGGGAGAAaagagctgcagccagcagatAATCGCCCCGTAACGAGAGAGGCCTCCCGACGAGGGGCCTCTCCGGCCCCAGCAGCTGATGCCACCGCAGAAAACAACACCCGCAGCTCGATCCCGGTGGGAACGGAGCGGCCGCCCATGGGCTGAGCACGGGGAAACTCGGGGCACCGCGGGAGCTCGGGTCCCGCCCCGGAGgaaggaggggtttggggggctctggccgccgccccggccgcgcTCTCCGCACGGGCTCCGCTCCGCCCTGCCCGGCTCGTCCGCACCCCCGAAACACCGGGGTGCAGGGCGGTGCCCGCACGGGGGGCACCCGCGGCTGGCGATAAGGGGAGCGCGGCTTTCTGCGGGAGGTGGCATCTGTGCGGCACGGGGACACCCGGGAGCTCTCGGCGTGCCCAGCCCGCAGCGCAGCCCCGCAGGCTCGGCCCCCGCCCCTCGCCCAGGAGCCGGGGAAGCGGGGCCCCCCGCCCGGTGCTGACCCGGCTGAGCCCCGCGGGCTCGGCGCAGCCGCCGCGCTGCTCGGGCTGTTGCTAAGGCTCACGGCAGCCCGGGCGCcgcgccagccccggcccccCCGCCTTATGTAACCGCATCTCCCTGCCACGGCGGGCGGGGACGGGGGACGAGCAGGGGTGTCGGTGCAGCTCCGCTCCTgcgggctgcagggcagctggggggacCCCGCAACGCGGGGGGCTCGCACGCTTACCGGGGTGAGCAGCTCCGGAGTGGAGATGGGGGAGCAGTCGCCGTTCAGCTTGATGCCGCTTCCCAGGTCAAAGTCGCAGATCTTCACTGGGGAGACCTGGGGAGAGGGGGGAAGGAGTGGTCGGTGACCCCCCCAGCATCCTCCAGGAACCAGAGCTGGCAGCCCCCCGGGGACCACAGCCGTGTTTTCAAGCCACAGCTGCTCAATGCCGGGTTGTGTCATGCTTCACACCACGCTGTGCTGTGGCAtatggggtgtgtgtgtgtccctggcaggacctgggggggggggtgtgaATGTGTCCCTGGCAGGCCCCTCCTGCACCCCCCATCTGAGGAATCACCCCACTGTGCCCACCCCCCCAGGCAGCACACCCTGCACCCACCCTGGCTGCTCCCCGCTCACCTGGTCTGGGCTCTCACACAGGATATTTTCTGGTTTCAGATCCCTGTGTGCAATCCCTGGGGGCAAAAGAGCCAATGAGGGTAAAAATCCCCCTCCTGCAAGACTGCTATAGTGTAAAgtctgggggtggcacagggatccctccctccccaccccaaatcACTGCCTGCACCCTGGCAAAAGGCAAAACTTGCTGCTGGGCCCAGATCCCAACCAGACTGGAGGAACAGGATCTGCACCACAAAAAGCCTTGTGATGCAGCTGGGCCTGACCCTGCGTGCTGGGACGGGCACTGTCCCCTGGGCAGGAGGGTGGGAGAGGCAGTGACACCCCCGGGAGGGCCCAGCGCACCCCAGGGTGTCCTCAGTGGCACCTGGGGCATCGCAGCTCACCTTTGTTGTGCAGAAAGTGCAGGGCACTGGCGATATCCTGCACCACCACGCTGGCCTCCAGCTCGTTGAAGTGGCGTCTCCGGTGGATGTGGGTCAGGATGGAGCCTGTGGCCAggtgagagcagagctggggctcgTGGGGGTCCTggtgccccagctccctcccccCCAGGGCCGCACTCACCTCCCCTCATCTTCTCAAACACCAGGTAAaacctctcctcctcctcgaaGAACTCAATCAGCTCCAGGACATT
It encodes:
- the MKNK2 gene encoding MAP kinase-interacting serine/threonine-protein kinase 2 gives rise to the protein MVQKKSEIPGFHRSFKGQNPFDLEFDQSNHLEPVFNFECPPRPDMPSSQPIDIPDAKKRNKKKKRCRATDSFSGRFEDVYQLQEEVLGEGAHARVQSCVNLITNKEYAVKIIEKRLGHIRSRVFREVEMLYQCQGHRNVLELIEFFEEEERFYLVFEKMRGGSILTHIHRRRHFNELEASVVVQDIASALHFLHNKGIAHRDLKPENILCESPDQVSPVKICDFDLGSGIKLNGDCSPISTPELLTPCGSAEYMAPEVVEAFNEEASIYDKRCDLWSLGVILYIMLSGYPPFVGHCGSDCGWDRGEACHTCQNMLFESIQEGKYEFPDKDWAHISFGAKDLISKLLVRDAKKRLSAAQVLEHPWVQGCAPDNTLPTPIILQRNSSAKELTSFAAEAIAVNRQLTRHDEDEEEEAEEEARPIIIKATSRAMQLSPPSESKLAKRRQKSSLAKAVASGQHLVAPLVLVADQA